One genomic region from Sylvia atricapilla isolate bSylAtr1 chromosome 16, bSylAtr1.pri, whole genome shotgun sequence encodes:
- the MATN4 gene encoding matrilin-4: MMKLLPVAPLLLLLLTTLEARPKPAALKCRTGPLDIVFVIDSSRSVRPFEFETMRRFMMDIISSLDVGPNATRVGVIQYSSQVQNIFSLKTFFTRADMERAINSIVPLAQGTMTGLAIQYAMNVAFTTQEGARPLHKRVPRIAVIVTDGRPQDRVTEVATQARNAGIEIYAVGIQRADMNSLRAMASPPLEEHVFLVESFELIQQFAKQFQDKLCGVDMCVEREHGCQHSCVSTPGSFYCECNPGYRLNVDGKTCSPIDACADGRHGCQHHCVSLRGSYSCRCRAGYYLSHNKRSCIMIDYCSFGNHSCQHECVSIPNGHYCRCRSGFTLQPDSKSCRATDLCNGVDHGCEFKCVSTEGSYHCVCPEGQQLQADGKTCNKCGAGHVDLVMVIDGSKSVRPQNFELVKQFVNRIVDLLEVSPQGTRVGLVQYSSRVRTEFPLNKYHSADEIKKAVMDVEYMEKGTMTGLALKHMVEHSFSELEGARPLSHNIPRIGLVFTDGRSQDDISEWARRAKESGIVMFAVGVGKAVEEELRAIASEPVEQHFSYSADFSTMTHLVENFSLNICPEEGKGETEIRSPCECEALVQFQTNTVAILQSLTEKIAQMTARLEDLEKQIANKK; encoded by the exons ATGATGAAGCTCCTGCCTGTtgcccctctcctcctgcttctcctgacAACACTGGAAGCCAGACCAAAACCTGCAG caCTGAAGTGCAGGACGGGTCCCCTGGACATCGTGTTTGTCATCGACAGCTCCCGCAGCGTGCGCCCCTTCGAGTTCGAGACCATGCGGCGGTTCATGATGGACATCATCAGCAGCCTGGACGTGGGCCCCAACGCCACACGGGTGGGGGTGATCCAGTACTCCAGCCAGGTGCAGAACATCTTCTCCCTCAAGACCTTCTTCACTCGAGCGGACATGGAGAGGGCCATCAACAGCATCGTCCCGCTGGCCCAGGGCACCATGACGGGGCTGGCCATCCAGTACGCCATGAACGTGGCCTTCACCACGCAGGAGGGCGCACGGCCCCTGCACAAGAGGGTCCCCCGGATCGCCGTCATCGTGACGGACGGGCGGCCCCAGGACCGCGTCACCGAGGTGGCCACGCAGGCCAGGAACGCCGGCATCGAGATCTACGCCGTGGGGATCCAGCGGGCAGACATGAACTCTCTGCGGGCCATGGCCTCCCCGCCGCTGGAGGAGCACGTCTTCCTGGTGGAGTCCTTCGAGCTCATCCAGCAGTTTGCCAAGCAGTTCCAGGACAAGCTTTGTG GAGTGGACATGTGTGTGGAGAGGGAGCAcggctgccagcacagctgcgTCAGCACCCCTGGCTCCTTCTACTGCGAGTGCAACCCAGGCTACAGGCTCAATGTGGATGGAAAGACCTGTTCCC CCATCGATGCGTGTGCAGACGGGAGGCACGGCTGTCAGCACCACTGTGTCAGCCTGCGGGGCTCGTACTCGTGCCGCTGCCGGGCAGGTTACTACCTCAGCCACAACAAGAGGAGCTGCATTA tGATTGATTACTGCAGCTTCGGAAACCACAGCTGCCAGCACGAGTGTGTGAGCATCCCCAACGGGCACTACTGCCGCTGCCGCAGCGGCTTCACGCTCCAGCCTGACAGCAAGTCCTGCAGGG CCACTGACCTCTGCAACGGAGTGGATCACGGCTGTGAGTTCAAGTGTGTGAGCACGGAGGGCTCCTACCACTGTGTGTGCCCTgagggccagcagctccaggctgacGGCAAGACATGCAACA agtGTGGAGCTGGGCATGTCGACCTTGTGATGGTGATCGATGGTTCCAAGAGTGTCCGGCCCCAGAACTTTGAGCTGGTGAAGCAGTTTGTGAACCGTATCGTGGACCTGCTGGAGGTGTCCCCCCAGGGCACACGGGTGGGGCTGGTGCAGTACTCCAGCCGTGTGCGCACCGAGTTCCCCCTCAACAAGTACCACAGCGCCGACGAGATCAAGAAGGCCGTGATGGATGTGGAGTACATGGAGAAAGGCACCATGACGGGCCTTGCCCTCAAGCACATGGTGgagcacagcttctctgagctggaaggggccAGGCCACTCTCCCACAACATCCCCAGAATCGGGCTGGTCTTCACAGATGGACGTTCCCAGGATGACATCTCCGAATGGGCCAGGAGAGCAAAGGAATCag GGATTGTCATGTTTGCCGTGGGTGTTGGGAAAGCCGTGGAAGAGGAGCTGAGAGCGATCGCCTCCGAGCCAGTGGAGCAGCACTTCTCCTATTCAGCAGACTTCAGCACCATGACCCACCTTGTGGAGAACTTCTCCCTGAATATCTGCCCAG AGGAGGGCAAAGGGGAGACGGAGATCCGCAGCCCGTGCGAGTGCGAGGCGCTGGTGCAGTTCCAGACCAACACCGTGGCCATCCTGCAGAGCCTGACCGAGAAAA TTGCTCAGATGACTGCCAGGCTTGAAGACTTGGAAAAGCAGATTGCCAACAAGAAGTGA
- the LOC136368288 gene encoding waprin-Enh1-like, which translates to MLVCPAHASQGHGSMKTVTALLLVGMLILWAELPTGSAWSCPPVRFTCAVHNPRNQCLVDRHCPRGKKCCRSFCGKKCLSKPPAIPVSYV; encoded by the exons ATGTTGGTGTGCCCCGCTCACGCCTCTCAGGGACACGGCAGCATGAAGACAGTGACCGCGCTCCTCCTGGTGGGGATGCTCAtcctctgggcagagctgccaacaG GCAGCGCCTGGTCCTGTCCCCCCGTGCGCTTCACCTGCGCTGTGCACAACCCACGGAACCAGTGCCTGGTGGACCGCCACTGCCCCCGCGGCAAGAAGTGCTGCCGGTCCTTCTGCGGGAAGAAGTGTCTCTCCAAACCTCCTGCCATCCCCGTCTCCTACG TGTGA